In the Acidobacteriota bacterium genome, one interval contains:
- a CDS encoding UbiD family decarboxylase, whose protein sequence is ERGHALPATVFLGGPPALMLSAIAPLPENVPELLLASLIAGRRLPMVDGMAQHRLVADAEFALIGEVAPHVRHPEGPFGDHYGYYSLQHDYPVFDVRRVAHRHDAIYPATVVGKPRQEDFFIGDLLQDLLSPLFPLVMPAVRQLWSYGETGYHSLSAAVVKERYGREAMSSAFRILGEGQLSLTKFLLLTDSPVDLRDFRATLTHILARTRPATDLYIMSNLSMDTLDYTGPRVNEGSKGVLLGMGEPVRDLPREFLSADLPAGVTTVRVFCPGCLVIDGPSYADEPGAAARLVKHDAFADWPLVVLSDEPLRAAASEMNFLWTTFTRFEPAADIHAARQRTVRHHIGYTPPLLIDARMKPWFPKEVECDPDTAALVSRRWSEYFPHRRVEMGDSGRGHLDPAAR, encoded by the coding sequence TCGCGGGACGACGGCTGCCGATGGTCGATGGCATGGCGCAGCACCGCCTCGTGGCCGATGCGGAGTTCGCACTCATCGGCGAAGTCGCCCCGCACGTGCGGCACCCCGAAGGACCGTTCGGCGATCACTACGGCTACTACTCGCTGCAGCACGACTATCCGGTGTTCGACGTCCGCCGCGTGGCGCACAGGCACGACGCGATCTATCCCGCCACGGTGGTGGGGAAGCCGCGCCAGGAGGACTTCTTCATCGGCGATCTGCTGCAGGATCTGCTGTCGCCGCTGTTCCCCCTGGTGATGCCGGCCGTGCGTCAGCTCTGGAGCTATGGCGAGACCGGGTATCACTCGCTGAGCGCCGCCGTGGTGAAGGAACGCTACGGGCGTGAGGCGATGAGCAGCGCGTTCCGCATCCTCGGCGAAGGGCAGTTGTCGCTCACGAAGTTCCTGCTGCTCACCGACTCGCCGGTGGACCTGCGCGACTTCCGCGCCACGCTCACGCACATCCTCGCGCGCACGCGTCCGGCGACGGATCTCTACATCATGTCGAACCTGTCGATGGACACGCTCGACTACACGGGGCCGCGCGTGAACGAGGGATCGAAGGGCGTGCTCCTCGGGATGGGCGAGCCGGTGCGCGATCTGCCGCGCGAGTTCCTGTCCGCCGATCTCCCGGCCGGCGTCACGACGGTGCGCGTGTTCTGTCCCGGATGTCTGGTGATCGACGGGCCGTCGTACGCCGACGAACCCGGCGCGGCGGCGCGGCTGGTGAAGCACGACGCGTTCGCCGACTGGCCGCTCGTCGTCCTGAGCGACGAACCGCTGCGCGCCGCGGCCAGCGAGATGAACTTCCTGTGGACGACGTTCACGCGGTTCGAGCCGGCGGCAGACATCCACGCCGCGCGGCAGCGCACCGTGCGTCACCACATCGGGTACACGCCGCCGCTGCTCATCGACGCGCGCATGAAGCCGTGGTTCCCGAAGGAAGTCGAGTGCGATCCCGACACCGCCGCGCTCGTCTCGCGGCGATGGAGCGAGTACTTCCCGCATCGTCGCGTCGAGATGGGCGACAGCGGTCGCGGCCACCTCGACCCGGCCGCCCGCTGA